The proteins below come from a single Motilibacter peucedani genomic window:
- a CDS encoding HNH endonuclease family protein: MPPVPLLRRRALAVALASGVALLLGGCDPRAATAPQPPQTSGGSALGALAALATARADAVVPTYRRDRFGDGWADLDHDGCGTRQEVLRRDLRDVRFRAGTAGCTVESGVLDDPYSGEQIRFRYGPSTSDDVQIDHVVALADAWRTGASSWTDVEREQFANDPLELLAVDGPLNQAKSSKDAARWLPPEPAARCTYVARQVAVKRRYLLAVTARERVAMQHVLEGCPGEGLPGPADAAVPRQ; this comes from the coding sequence ATGCCTCCTGTGCCCCTCCTGCGCCGTCGCGCGCTCGCCGTCGCGCTCGCGTCCGGCGTCGCGCTGCTCCTGGGCGGCTGCGACCCGCGCGCCGCGACCGCGCCGCAGCCACCGCAGACGTCGGGCGGCTCGGCGCTCGGGGCACTGGCTGCTCTCGCGACCGCCCGGGCCGACGCAGTGGTGCCGACCTACCGGCGCGACCGCTTCGGCGACGGCTGGGCCGACCTAGACCACGACGGCTGCGGCACGCGGCAGGAGGTGCTGCGGCGCGACCTGCGCGACGTGCGGTTCCGGGCCGGCACCGCCGGGTGCACGGTGGAGAGCGGAGTGCTGGACGACCCGTACTCCGGCGAGCAGATCCGCTTCCGCTACGGACCGAGCACCAGCGACGACGTGCAGATCGACCACGTCGTCGCCCTCGCCGACGCGTGGCGCACCGGCGCGAGCTCGTGGACCGACGTCGAACGGGAACAGTTCGCCAACGACCCGCTCGAGCTGCTGGCGGTCGACGGGCCCCTCAACCAGGCGAAGAGCTCGAAGGACGCCGCCCGGTGGCTGCCGCCCGAGCCGGCCGCGCGGTGCACCTACGTCGCCAGGCAGGTCGCTGTGAAGAGGCGCTACCTGCTCGCCGTCACCGCGCGCGAGCGGGTGGCGATGCAGCACGTGCTCGAGGGGTGCCCCGGCGAAGGGCTGCCGGGACCAGCGGATGCGGCGGTGCCCCGTCAGTGA